A single genomic interval of Staphylococcus hyicus harbors:
- the mhqE gene encoding ring-cleaving dioxygenase MhqE, whose product MIQFPLKGIHHVTAMTDDAERNYHFFTDILGMRLVKKTVNQDDIYTYHTFFADDEGNAGTDMTFFDFPNNPKGQKGTNSISRPSFRVPNDAALEYYQARFEAYNVKHDGIQDLFGKKVLPFEEEDGQTYQLISDENNTGVAPGVPWKNGPVPEDKAIYGLGPIEITMSYYDKFKQTLIDLYGMTPILETEDVSILEVGEGGNGGQVILRKDQGTQARQGYGEVHHVSFRVEDDTAIQDWFERYEALGVRNSGIIDRFFFKALYARIGHILIELSTDGPGFMGDEPYETLGESLSLPPFLESKRDFIESEIRPFNTKRSH is encoded by the coding sequence CAGATGATGCTGAACGTAACTACCACTTTTTTACAGATATTTTAGGCATGCGCCTTGTGAAAAAAACAGTCAATCAAGATGACATTTATACGTACCATACATTTTTTGCCGATGATGAAGGCAATGCAGGTACTGATATGACATTCTTTGATTTTCCTAACAATCCTAAAGGTCAAAAAGGAACGAATTCAATCAGCCGTCCTTCATTTCGTGTTCCAAATGATGCAGCACTCGAATACTATCAAGCCCGTTTTGAGGCATATAATGTGAAACATGATGGTATTCAAGACTTATTCGGTAAAAAAGTGTTACCCTTTGAAGAAGAGGACGGTCAGACTTACCAATTAATTTCTGATGAAAATAATACAGGCGTCGCACCTGGCGTACCTTGGAAAAATGGACCTGTCCCAGAAGATAAAGCGATTTATGGATTAGGTCCAATTGAGATTACAATGAGTTATTACGACAAATTTAAACAAACCCTCATTGATCTTTATGGCATGACACCTATTTTAGAAACAGAAGATGTTTCGATTTTAGAAGTAGGTGAAGGTGGTAATGGGGGACAAGTGATTTTACGTAAAGACCAAGGTACGCAAGCACGTCAAGGCTACGGTGAAGTACACCACGTATCATTCCGTGTTGAAGATGATACAGCAATACAAGATTGGTTTGAACGTTATGAAGCATTAGGCGTAAGAAATTCAGGCATCATTGACCGCTTCTTCTTTAAAGCACTCTATGCACGCATTGGACATATCTTAATTGAACTTTCAACAGACGGTCCGGGTTTCATGGGAGATGAACCCTATGAAACATTAGGTGAATCACTATCTTTACCACCATTTTTAGAAAGCAAAAGAGACTTTATAGAATCAGAAATAAGACCATTTAATACAAAACGATCCCATTAA